A single Phragmites australis chromosome 4, lpPhrAust1.1, whole genome shotgun sequence DNA region contains:
- the LOC133914723 gene encoding uncharacterized protein LOC133914723, translating to MAGASGGGGAEASSFGGAGASDGHSDGGAGIGGGGTGRAVASASLGAGAEGSVSIEGIMKSSGQSIKRKTIDLKTLWSKAAKSKKTSAEINSSSPSIQLPVPDNEIEIAASTEPDLPVPLSTIIENDDNDDAVHEEAEENEAGQVDDSNDGIYDVDLLPRDPGKRIPIADYDINDQDRGKPVERFLGVVNVEDTTSLTLKTAIGNLLMDHQLSFSMVRGQGYDGASNMKGHINGLKKLIMDESPSAYYIHCFAHQLQLTLVAVAKESGDCQWFFQQLLYLLNVLGNSCKKIRMLRVAQAESIIESLELGELETDQGLNQEMGLGRPGDTRWGSHYKTILHIIALYQPIRNVLIKIGEDYSGTEAISAQTMLTSFESFEFVFMLHLMEEIFGYTDDLCNTLQKREQDIVNAISLVYTTKEQLQLLREDDGWDTFFQGVISFCVKHKIKIADMDGRYKPVGRSARFYGKVTNKHRFHVDMFLGVIDRQLRELNDRFDEVNTKLLICMASFNPIDSFAAFDKENLVKLAQFYPKDFTKDEMLKLPNQLRNYIADVRRDERFKDVKNLADLSIKLVETKKSGTFKVVYKLIKLVLILPVATASVERVFSSMTYVKNKLRNKMRSQYMNDCLVTFIERDFFLQVEDDAIIVAFQKMKNRKVEL from the exons ATGGCTGGCGccagcggcggaggcggcgcggagGCCAGCAGCTTTGGTGGCGCGGGCGCCAGCGACGGGCACAGCGACGGCGGCGCgggcatcggcggcggcggcacgggtAGGGCAGTGGCGAGCGCGAGCCTGGGCGCAGGTGCTGAGGGCTCTGTCTCCATTG aggGGATTATGAAGTCATCTGGGCAGTCTATTAAGAGAAAGACAATTGATTTGAAAACTCTGTGGAGTAAAGCTGCAAAGTCAAAAAAGACATCAGCTGAAATCAATTCATCTTCTCCTTCCATTCAATTGCCTGTGCCTGACAATGAGATTGAGATTGCTGCTAGCACGGAACCTGATCTCCCAGTTCCATTGTCCACAATCATTGAAAATGATGACAATGACGATGCAGTTCATGAAGAGGCTGAAGAGAATGAAGCGGGTCAAGTGGATGACAGTAATGATGGAATTTATGATGTTGATTTGCTTCCGCGTGATCCTGGGAAGAGGATTCCAATTGCAGATTATGATATCAATGATCAAGATAGG GGAAAGCCAGTTGAGAGATTTCTTGGTGTTGTCAATGTTGAAGACACTACATCTTTAACACTAAAAACTGCAATTGGAAATTTGCTTATGGATCATCAGTTGAGCTTTTCGATGGTCCGTGGGCAAGGATATGATGGAGCTAGTAACATGAAGGGTCACATTAATGGTTTGAAGAAACTTATTATGGATGAGTCTCCTTCTGCTTATTATATTCACTGCTTTGCTCATCAACTTCAATTAACTCTTGTTGCTGTTGCTAAGGAGAGTGGTGATTGTCAATGGTTTTTTCAACAacttttatatttattaaatgTTCTTGGGAATTCTTGTAAGAAGATAAGAATGCTTCGAGTGGCTCAAGCCGAGTCTATCATTGAATCATTGGAATTGGGTGAACTTGAAACCGATCAGGGTTTGAATCAAGAGATGGGATTGGGAAGACCAGGTGATACAAGGTGGGGATCTCACTATAAAACTATATTGCATATTATTGCTTTGTACCAACCAATTCGGAATGTTCTCATCAAGATTGGGGAAGACTATAGTGGGACGGAGGCTATATCGGCTCAAACTATGTTGACATCATTtgagtcatttgagtttgttttcaTGTTGCATTTGATGGAAGAAATATTTGGGTACACAGATGACTTATGCAATACTTTGCAAAAGAGGGAACAAGATATTGTTAATGCTATTTCTCTTGTTTATACCACAAAGGAACAATTGCAGTTATTGCGGGAAGATGATGGATGGGATACTTTCTTTCAAGGTGTCATTTCTTTTTGTGTGAAGCATAAGATCAAAATTGCTGATATGGATGGTCGCTACAAGCCGGTTGGAAGATCTGCAAGGTTCTATGGTAAAGTTACAAATAAACACCGCTTTCATGTTGATATGTTTTTGGGTGTCATTGATAGACAACTTCGAGAGCTTAATGACCGGTTTGATGAGGTGAACACAAAATTACTTATTTGCATGGCATCATTCAATCCTATTGATTCATTTGCTGCATTTGATAAGGAGAATTTGGTTAAGCTTGCTCAATTTTATCCTAAGGATTTCACAAAGGATGAAATGTTGAAACTTCCCAATCAACTAAGAAATTATATCGCAGATGTGCGAAGGGATGAGAGGTTTAAAGATGTGAAAAATCTTGCCGATCTTTCTATTAAgcttgttgaaacaaagaaGAGCGGCACTTTCAAAGTTGTTTACAAGCTTATCAAATTGGTGCTAATTCTTCCTGTAGCGACAGCTAGTGTTGAGAGGGTGTTCTCTTCAATGACTTATGTGAAGAATAAGCTAAGGAATAAAATGAGGAGTCAATACATGAATGATTGTTTGGTCACTTTTATTGAGCGGGACTTCTTTTTGCAAGTTGAGGATGATGCCATCATAGTTGCATTTCAAAAGATGAAGAACCGTAAAGTTGAAttgtaa
- the LOC133916091 gene encoding receptor-like protein 2, which translates to MPSFILALVLLLSLSSSCTEQEKSYLLQFLGGLSRDGGLAASWWNGTDCCTWDGITCNANREVTEVSLASRGLEGHISPSMGSLKGMLRLNLSGNSLSGGLPLEVMSSSSMVSLDVSFNRLSRGLQELPSSIPGRPLQVLNISSNFFTGSFPSTTWEKTRNLIALNASNNSFTGWMPSSFCISAPSFAVLDLSYNRFSGHIPPGLGNCSALRVFKAEQNNITGTLPDKLFDATSLEYLSLSNNWLEGTLDAAHIHKLRNLIFLDLAMTRLSGKIPDSIGQLKRLEELHLAHNNMSGELPTALSKCTSLTTISLRRNNFQGELVKVNFSALSNLKTLDLYSNNFTGTIPESIYSCSNLTALRLSVNKFHGQLSKRIGNLKSLTFLSLTRNNFTNITNTLHILKSSRNLRALLIGVNFRHEVMPQDETMDGFENLKVLGIHNCSLSGKLPVWLSKLMNLQVLLLSNNELNGPIPSWINTLHSLFYIDISNNSLTGEIPTSLIEAMLQAEKTTAYLDTNYFELPVYLSSAYQYRSLNALPQFLNLSSNDLTGVIPLNIGQLGALASLDLSFNNLSGGIPQSICNLKKLMVLDLSNNHLTGPIPHALDGLYFLSEFNVSNNDLEGPIPSGGQFDTFSESSFDGNPKLCGPILTRPCGSTEARPASIVSTRKAIDKTVFVIAFSAFFGVGVLYDQMVLSRFFS; encoded by the coding sequence ATGCCTTCGTTCATCCTCGCTCTTGTGCTGCTTCTCTCCTTGTCCAGCTCGTGCACCGAGCAGGAGAAGAGCTACCTGCTCCAGTTCCTCGGCGGGCTCTCACGGGACGGTGGCCTCGCCGCGTCGTGGTGGAATGGCACGGACTGCTGCACATGGGACGGCATCACCTGCAACGCAAACAGGGAGGTCACCGAGGTTTCTCTGGCATCTAGAGGTCTGGAAGGGCATATCTCACCGTCCATGGGAAGCCTCAAGGGCATGTTGCGCCTCAACCTGTCGGGCAACTCTCTCAGCGGCGGCCTCCCGTTGGAAGTGATGTCCTCCAGCAGCATGGTTTCTCTCGATGTCAGCTTCAATCGCCTTAGCAGGGGCCTGCAAGAACTGCCATCATCGATCCCTGGACGGCCTCTGCAGGTACTGAACATCTCGAGCAATTTCTTTACTGGATCTTTTCCATCCACCACATGGGAGAAGACTAGAAACCTGATTGCGCTGAATGCGAGCAACAACAGTTTTACGGGATGGATGCCTTCATCTTTCTGCATCAGTGCGCCATCCTTTGCAGTGCTTGACCTTAGCTACAACCGATTCAGCGGCCATATCCCCCCAGGGCTAGGTAACTGCTCTGCACTTAGAGTGTTCAAGGCTGAACAAAACAACATAACTGGGACTCTCCCGGATAAACTCTTTGATGCTACCTCATTAGAATACCTCTCCCTTTCTAACAATTGGTTGGAAGGAACACTTGACGCTGCACATATACATAAGCTCAGAAATTTGATTTTCCTTGATTTAGCAATGACTCGGCTCAGTGGCAAGATCCCAGATTCTATAGGGCAGCTCAAGAGACTCGAGGAGCTTCACCTGGCGCACAATAACATGTCAGGAGAGCTACCAACGGCTCTGAGCAAGTGCACAAGTCTCACAACCATCAGCCTCAGGAGAAACAACTTCCAGGGAGAGCTTGTCAAGGTCAACTTCTCTGCCCTATCCAATCTAAAAACTTTAGATCTTTACTCAAACAACTTCACCGGCACAATTCCAGAAAGCATCTACTCATGCAGTAATTTGACTGCGCTGCGGTTATCTGTAAACAAGTTCCATGGTCAGTTGTCAAAGAGAATAGGGAATCTGAAGTCCCTCACCTTCCTATCACTTACCCGcaacaattttacaaatataacgaATACTCTTCACATCCTAAAGAGCTCCAGGAACCTCAGGGCCCTGCTAATTGGAGTGAATTTCAGGCATGAGGTCATGCCACAAGATGAAACCATGGATGGTTTTGAGAATCTTAAAGTCCTGGGCATACATAACTGCTCATTGTCTGGAAAGCTACCGGTTTGGTTATCAAAGCTCATGAATTTGCAGGTGTTGTTGTTATCGAACAATGAACTGAATGGCCCAATACCATCTTGGATCAACACCCTACACTCCCTGTTTTATATAGACATATCAAACAATAGCCTTACAGGGGAAATCCCAACATCATTAATCGAGGCGATGCTGCAAGCGGAGAAGACTACAGCTTATTTGGATACAAATTACTTTGAGCTACCTGTTTATCTGTCATCAGCATATCAATACCGCTCGCTCAATGCTCTCCCCCAATTTTTAAATCTTAGCAGTAATGACCTCACTGGTGTAATCCCCCTGAATATTGGTCAGTTGGGAGCACTTGCTTCGCTTGATTTGAGCTTCAATAACTTATCCGGGGGAATCCCACAGTCAATCTGCAACCTCAAAAAACTCATGGTCCTCGACTTGTCTAACAATCATCTCACAGGTCCAATACCTCATGCATTGGATGGCTTATATTTCCTATCTGAGTTCAATGTTTCTAACAATGACCTAGAAGGACCAATTCCAAGTGGAGGCCAGTTTGACACATTTTCAGAGTCTAGTTTCGACGGGAACCCAAAGCTATGTGGACCTATCCTTACTCGTCCTTGTGGTTCAACAGAAGCGCGTCCAGCCTCAATTGTTTCGACAAGAAAAGCTATCGACAAGACCGTCTTTGTGATTGCCTTTAGTGCTTTCTTTGGTGTAGGGGTACTGTATGATCAGATGGTCTTATCAAGGTTTTTCAGTTAG